Part of the Solwaraspora sp. WMMA2065 genome is shown below.
GTCGCGCACCTCGGCGACCGGGGTGAAAGCCAGCAGCGGCAGCTCGCACTGCAGCCGGGAGAGCCGACGCACGGTGTCACCGGTCTGGGTGAAGGCGACCATCGCCTTGGCGCCGATCGCCCGGGCGATCTGCGACGCGGCCGAGGTGAGCGCACCGCCGTGGGTACGGGGGTCGTGCTGCAGCCGGGGCACCGAGATCGAGCCGTGCTCGGTCGTCGTGACGATCTTGGCCATGGTGCTGACCGTGAGCACCGGGTACTTGCCGACGCTGGTCTCGCCAGAGAGCATCACCGCGTCGGTGCCGTCGAGCACCGCGTTGGCAACGTCGGAGGCCTCCGCGCGGGTCGGCCGCGAATTCTCGATCATCGAGTCGAGCATCTGGGTGGCGACGATGACCGGCTTGGCGTTCTCCCGGCACAGCTGCACCGCGCGCTTCTGCACCAGCGGCACCTCGTCGAGCGGCAACTCGACGCCGAGGTCGCCCCGGGCCACCATCACCCCGTCGAACGCGTCGACGATCGCCTCCAGGTGGGTGACCGCCTCCGGCTTCTCGACCTTGGCCAGAACGGGTCGACGAACCCCCTCCTCGTCCATGATCGCGTGGACCAGCTTGATGTCCTCGGGCGACCGGACGAACGACAGGGCGATGAAGTCGGCGCCCAGGCCGAGCGCGAACCGCAGGTCGTCGGTGTCCTTGTCCGACAGGGCCGGCACGCTGACCGCGACGTTCGGCAGCGAGATGCCCTTGTTGTTGGAAACCGGGCCGCCCTCGACCACCAGCACCCGGATGTCGTTGCCGTCCACCGCACTGACCTCGACGGCCACCTTGCCGTCATCGATCAGCAGCCGGTCCCCGGGACGAACCTCCTGGGGCAGTTTGCGGTAGGTGCAGGAGACCCGCTCCCGGCTGCCGAGGACGTCGTCGCTGGTGATGACGACCGAGTCGCCGGTGCGCCACTCGTGCGGCCCGTCGGCGAACCGGCCGAGACGGATCTTGGGGCCCTGCAGGTCGGCCAGCACGGCGACCGCCCGGCCGGAGGCCTGGGCTGCCTCCCGGACCAGCTGGTACACCTGCTGGTGGTCCTCGTGGCTGCCGTGGCTGAAGTTCAGCCGGGCCACATCCATGCCCGCTTCGACGAGCCCGCGGATACGCTCCGGGGACGCGGTCGCGGGGCCAAGCGTACAAACGATCTTTGCGCGGCGTGTCACGCCCATGAGGCTAGTCTCTCCCCTGAACCGGCCGATCGGCCGACCCTGTCTGATGTCCGAACGGAAGTGCCCACCAGCGCTCGGCGCTCCGCGAGACATCGTACTGGTGGGTGGAACCGTGACGGTGGACCGGCGGGCATCGACGACCGCGCCCTCAGGGTAGCGCGGTAGTTGACCATCGCGGTACGCCCGGACGGCCGACGCCCAGACGTTCGGGGTTCATTCGCCGAACCGTCACATAGATCCGGTTAACTGGTCACCACACGACCGGAGGGTGGCACGGTGACACAGCGGGTACGGACACGAACAGTGACCGCTCTGGTGGCGATGATCGCCACCGGTCTGACGGCGGGGCTGGCGCCCGGGACAGCGACGGCAGGCGGCAGGCAGGGCGACGAGCGCGGCGGCGTCCGGTTCGCCACCTTCAACGCCTCGCTCAACCGGAGCGTCGACGGCGGCCTGGTGGCCGACCTGTCCACCCTGGGCGACCGGCAGGCCGCCAACGTCGCCGAGGTGATCCAACGGGTCCGCCCCGACGTGCTCCTGATCAACGAGTTCGACCACGACGCCGAGGGGCGGGCCGTCGAACTGTTCCAGCGCAACTACCTGTCCCGCGGGCAGGGCGGGGCCCGGCCGATCCACTACCCGTACCGGTTCAGCGCCCCGTCGAACACCGGCGTACCGTCCGGGCACGACCTCAACCGCGACGGTACGGTCGGCGGCCCGGATGACGCGTACGGCTTCGGGCTGTTCCCCGGCCAGTACGGCATGGCGGTCTACTCGCGCCACCCGATCGACCGGCGGTCGCTGCGCACCTTCCAGACGTTCCGCTGGCGTGACATGCCGGGGGCGCTGCTGCCGGACGACCCGGACACCCCGGAGCCCGCCGACTGGTACTCCCCCGAGGCCCTCGCGGACGTACGGCTGTCGTCCAAGAGCCACTGGGATGTGCCCGTGCGGATCGGCCGACGCACCGTGCATCTGCTGGCCAGCCACCCCACGCCGCCGGTCTTCGACGGTCCGGAGGACCGCAACGGCCGGCGCAACCACGACGAGATCCGGTTCTGGGCCGACTACGTCACCCCGGACCGGTCCGGCTACATCTACGACGACCGGGGCCGCCGCGGCGGGCTACGCCCGGGTGCCCGGTTCGTCATCGCCGGTGACCTCAACTCCGACCCGTACGACGGCGACAGCATCCCGGGATCGGCCCAGCAGGTCACCGGGCATCCGCTGGTCGACGACCGGCGGCCGCCGACCAGCGCGGGCGGGCCGGCGGCCAGCCAGCGCCAGGGCGGGGCGAACCTGACCCACGAGGGCGACCCCCGCTACGACACCGCCGACTTCGCCGACGGCACGCCGGGCAATCTGCGGGTCGACTACCTGCTGCCCAGCCGCCGACTGCGCACGGCGGGCAGCGGGGTGTTCTGGCCGACGCCGGAGGATCCGCTGTTCCGGCTGGTCGGCGACTACGACCCCGCGCTGCCCGGCGGGTTCCCGACCTCGGACCACCGGCTGGTCTGGCTCGACCTGCGCTGCTGAGCGGCGGCGCCGAGCGGTCAGTCGGTGCCGGTGGCGGCGAGCGATCCCGGTGGGCGGGCGTCGCGGGAGGCGATCGCGTTCATCGGGATCTGCGCCGCGCGCACCCCCATGTCGAGCCGGGCCCGCTGGTAGAACTGCGCCCGGGCACGGCGGTAGTCGGCGAACCCGGTGCGCCAGGTCTGTTCGTCGACCGGTTCCTCACCGGTGGCGAACCCCTCCAGCCGCCACAGCGTTTCCGTGAGGGCCTGCGCGGCGGCGATGGTCGGCCCGTCGGCGAGCAGCAGGATCGACTCGAAGCACACGGACCGGTCTGACTCAGCCTGTCCGAGCCGGGCCAGCCCTTCCTCGCGGTCGATCGGGCTGATCGCGGTGACCAGACCGCGGCTGGCCAGCACCCGCGAGGTGAGCAGGGCGATCTGCTTGGCGGTGGCGGCGAATTCGACGTACCCGGCGAGCCGCCGCTCGTCCCACCGCACGGATTGTTCCCGGCGCCACCGGTTGCGCTCGGTGATTCCGGTGCCGACGTAGGTGAGCACCCCGCCGACGACCACCGCGAGGATGGTCGGCAGATGTTCCAGCAGAGACATCGCACTCTCCGTCGCATGGCCGGGCTTCAGGGTAGGAAGCCGGCACAAGCCCGTGTGCCGACCGCTCGCCCCGGTCCCCCGCAATCTCCGCTTGCTCCCGCCTTACGCTGTAAGTTAATCTGCCTTACAGCGTAAGATCGACCGGTCGCGTCTACGGACGCCCGGCGGACGAGAAGGGGGATCTCTCATGAGCGATCTGGTCCGCACGGCGCGGCTGACCGGCGTGTTCTATCTGGGACTCGGCGTCACCGCCATGCTCGGTTTTCTGGTCGTCCGACCCCAGCTGTTCGCCGCCAGCGACCCCGCCGCGACACTGGGCAACCTGGTCGGGCACGACATGCTCGCCCGCGTCGGCGTCGCGCTCGAGCTGGGCGTCGTCGTCACCCAGGCACTCGCCGCCGTCTGGTTCTACCGCCTCTTCCGCACCGCCGACCCGGTCGCCGCCGGCAGCATCGGCGCGTTCGGTCTGGTCAACGCGGTGGCGATCATGGGCAGCGCGGCGATGCTCGCCACGGCCGGCGAGGTCGCGGCCGAGCCGATCGGCGACGCCGCAACCACCGTCCAGACCCTCTACCTGGTCAGCGACAACCTGTGGGGGGTCGGCAACCTGTTCTTCGGGCTCTGGCTCATCCCGATGGGCACCAGTGTGCTCCGGTCACGCTGGATGCCGCAACCGCTCGGCTGGGTGCTCGTCGGTGGCGGAATCTGCTACCTCGCGAGCGGATTCCTGCGCTACCTCGCGCCCGACGCCCGGATCGTCGCCGACCTGCTCGTGGCGCCGGCCACCGTCGGGGAAATCTGGATGATCGGCTACCTGCTGACCGTCGGCGTCCGGCGACAGGTGCCGTCGCGGGTGTTGCCGCACCGTCAGGGCGGGTAGGCGAAGATTGCAGCGGATCACGTGCGACGCCGCGATCGGGCCCGACGAGGTGCGGAGAGCTGGCGAGGAGAGCTTCATCGGCAACGGGCAGTTCCTCAAGTCGATGATCCCGCACCACTCGCGGGCGATCCTGGTATGCGAGCGGTCGGACATCACCGACCCGGAAATCATCGAGCTGTGTGGACAGATCGTCGAGACGCAGCAGGAGGAGATCGACCAGATGAAGCAGATCCTGCAGCGGTACGAATGAGTCACCTCCGCGCGGCGCTCGGCGTCGTCCTCGCTGTCGTCGCCATCGGGGCGGGCACCCTGGCGGCCTGCACCGCCGACCCGCCGGAAGCCGATACCGGCCCGCCCGCCACCAGCGGCGCCGACCCGGTCGACCAGCGGTCAGCGGCGCCGCCGCCGGTCGCGCCCGCTCCGACGATCGCACCGCTGCCCGGCCCAATGGCCGACGCCCGGCCCGTCGCCTCGGTGGCCGCCACCAGCGGCCCGGTCTCGGTCGGCACGGTCGAGGTCCCGCCCGGCCGGTTGTCGGTCAGCCTCGACTGCGTCAGCGGCGGCCGCGGGGATGCCGCCGCCGCCAGCGGCGCGGCCGACCTCGCGGTGTTCCTCGACCCGGAGATGCGGTTCGAGCTGCAGTGCCCCGCCGACGAGGTGACGATGACCCGCAACGTCGACCAGGACCACCCGGGCGGTCCGGTCACCATCCGGGTCGAGGCCGGCGCGGACGTGCGGTGGAACCTGCTGGTCGAGCATCAGCCGGGCTAGGCTGCACCGGTGAACGGGTGCGTGTTCTGCCGGATCATCGCCGGGGAGTCCCCCGCGTGGCGGGTAGCCGACTCCCCCACCGGGGTGGCGTTCCTGGACACCCGGCCGGTGTTCCCGGGCCACGTGCTGATCAGCCCGCGCCCGCACGTGGTCACCCTGACCGACCTGCCGCCGGCCGATCTGGCCGGGTACTTCTCACTGGTGCAGCGGGTCGCGGCGGCGGTCGAGGCTGGCCTGGACGCGGGCGGCACCTTCGTCGCGATCAACAACCGGGTGTCCCAGTCGGTGCCGCACCTGCACACCCACGTGGTGCCCCGGACCAGGGGCGACGGGCTGCGCGGCTTCTTCTGGCCGCGCCGGCGCTACGCCGACGACGTCGAGGCCCGGCGGTACGCCGAACGGGTCGCCGCCGCGTTACCTCCCGGGCCGGATCTGCCGTGAAGCCGCCCTCGTGATCAGGCGGAGCGACGCGCGGAGTCAGCCTCGCCCGATATCCGGCAGTATATATAGACGTGCATATATTGACCTGGTGCGTGGACCCGACGGACCGCCCGGTCCCACGCCGGGTGGTACGGGAGTGGGGCCGGGCGGCGGATGGTCACCAGCGAGCCGTTATCCGGACCACCGTGTACGGCAGCACCGGGTCGGTCGCCCCGTACTGGAAGTTGACCAACAGCAGGTCGCGGCCGTCGAACGCGGCCGTCGACGGGCCGTGCAGCCGGGGGTCGGTGACCCGGGCCAGCAGCGTGGCCCGGGTGGCGTGGCGGTGCAGCCGCAGCACGTTGACCGTGTCGCCGTTCCCGTCGATGTTGCTGACCGCGTACAGCAGGTCGCCCCGGATCAGCAGGCCGTCGCCGTGCACCGCCGCGCCGCCCAGGTCGATCGCGGAGACGGTACGCCGCCGCAGGTCGACGCGGTGCAGCGCGCCGTCGTTGTAGTCCGCGACGATCAGATACCGCTGGTCCGGGGTGACCACCAGTCCGTTGAGGTTGAACCCGTCGTCGTAGTCGATGCCGGTGCCCCGCAGGTCGACGAACGGCCGCAGCGGCGCGGTCGCCCCGACGCCGCCACGCAACTGCCCGGCGGTGATCCGGTACAGGGTGGGCTGAAACGAGTCGGTCACGTAGACGTCGCCGTTGGCGGCCAACGCGACGTCGTTGAGCATCGAGTTCGAAGTGGCGGTGGCGAAGCGGTGCAGCAGGTCGCCGCTGCGGGTGTCGTACACCCAGACGTAGCCGGTGCCGCCGCCGGCGACGATCAGCCGGCCTGCCCGGTCGACCTTCATGCCGCCGGCGGTGGTCCGGCCGTCGGCATCGTCGCCGGCCAGCCAGACGGTGGTACGTGGGGAGCGAACGTCGCCCCGGTAGATCCGCCCGTCGGTGAGGCTGCTGACGTAGAAGTACGGGCCGCGCGGGTCGCGGGCGATGCCTTCCGGGTAGGCATCGTCGCCGGCCAGCACGTAGCTGCCCGGCCGCTGGTGGTGCTGGTGGTGCTGGTGGTGCTGGTGCGCTTGCGCCGAGCCGGCGTGAAATGCGATCGGTGCGGCCGCGGCGGGAGCTGCGGGTGCCGCCGGCCCAGCGGCGAGTACGCCGGACGTCGCGGCGACGGCGGCCGCGACGAGCAGTCGAGATGTGTGCACTGTGTCCCTTCCGGTGGTCGGTCGATTCGAGCCTGACCGGCGGGAACGACCCGCAACAAGATCACCTGAGTATGTCGGGATACCGTGCCGGTATGTCGGTCGAGCTGCGCGTCATGCGGTACGTCGTCGCCGTCGCCGAGGAGGGCAGCTTCGAGAGCGCGGCGCGCCGACTGCACATGGCGCAGCCGCCGCTGAGCCGACAGATCCGCGACCTGGAGCGGCAGCTCGGCGTACCACTGTTCGAGCGTCGGCCGACTAGGCTGACCGACGCGGGGGCGGCGTTCGTGGCGTCCGCCCGGCGGCTGCTCGACGACGCCGACTCGGTGGTCCGGGCGGCCCGGGCCGCCGGGCAGGGTCAGATCGGGACGGTGCGGATCGGGTTGGTCGCCAGCGCCACGTCGCAGGTGCTGCCGCGCCTGCTAGCGGCGGTACGGGCCGCCCATCCGCAGATCACCGTACGGACGCGGGAGGCGTGGCCGGCCGAGCTGGACGCCGGGCTGCGGGCCGGCCGGTTCGACCTGGTGCTTTCCCGGGGGATGCCGGGCTACCAGGACCTGGACCGCCAGACGGTACGCCGGGAGCCACTGGTAGCGGTGGTCGACGCCGGACATCCGCTGGCCGGGCGTACCGCTGTCGGGTCGGACGCGGTGGGGCCGGACACGGCCGGGTCGGAGACGGTCAGGTCGGACGCGGTCGGGTTGGCCGACCTGGCCGGCGGCCGGCTGAGTCTGCCGCCGGAGGAACTGACGCCCGGCTACCGGTCGGCGATCCTGGCCGCCTGCGCCCGCGCCGGGGTGGTCGTCGAGGTGGTCGACTGCGAACAGGTGGGGTGGCGCCGGATCGGGCTGGCCGACGTCGACGGTTTCGCCCTGGTACCCCGATCGCTCACCCAGTTACCCACAGTGGACGGGGTGGTGCTCCGGCTGACCGACGAGCTTCCCGCCCCTGATCTGGAGCTGGTGTGGCGGCGGGACGCCACGTCACCGGCCGGACTGGCCGTCGCCCGGCTCGCCCACGACCTTCATTGATCATCGAACGGGGCCGCTCAGCTGTCCGACGACCGACGGGTGACCGCGCGGGCCAGCGGCGAAACCTTCGTCAACCGGGCCGAGGCGGCGGCGGTGAGCGCCTTACGGCCGTAGGTCTGCAGGGTCGCCCGGTAGACGGCCTCCGGCTGGTGCCAGCCGAGGACGCTGGCGTGCCCGGCCATCACCTGCGCGAGTTCGGCGGGCGGCACCTCCTCCAAGGTGCGTGGACCGAGCGCCCGGGGCAGCGCCGGCGGTTGATGGGCGAGCCGGTAGGTGCTCGGCTGGACTCCGGACTCACCGAGGGGGTTGTCCCGGACGAGCAGACCTCTGCGTACCACTGCGGTGACCACCTTGTTGATCGCGCTCGCCGAGGCCCGGCCGACGCGCTTACCACCGGCCGCATGCACGTACGCGGTCTGCAGCCGCTCGCCGGTCATCGGGCCTTCGCAGGCGACGATGGCGAGAATGGCCTCCTGCATCCCGGGCGGCGGCGGAGTCTCGGCGCGCGGGGCGTCGCCCTGGAAGATCTCGTACGGCTTGAGCCCAGGCGCCGGGTCCGAATCCCGCTCGGCGGGTTCCACCGGACCGACCGGCTCCACCTGCTCGACGGGTTCCACCGGACTGACTGGTTCCGCCTGGCTGACTGGTTCGCGCGCCGGTTCGGCTGCCGCTGCCCAGCCGGACGGGCGGATACCCCGCCGGTCCAGCGCCGCCCGCAGATCCTGCAACACCGCCGCTTCATCGACGACGAACGACGACTGCGGGATACGGAAGAACTCCCAGCCGCAGCGCTCCAGTTCCCGCTGCCGGGCCATGTCGGCCTCGTAGCGGTCGGGCCCGTGCCAGGCGTCGCCGTCGCACTCGACCGCGAGCCGTCCGTTCGGACCTATCACCACCAGGTCGATGAGATAGCCGATCGCCTCGAACTGCGGCACGACGGTGAAGCCGGCGGCGACGAGCCGGTTGTAGACACGCTGCTCGAACAGTGAGTCGAAGGGTGCGACCCGGCGGTCCTCGGGCACCTCGGTCGGCAGTCGGGTGCCGTCGTGCTCGCTCGGGCGGGCGGTCACGCCGTAGCAGTAGTCGAGCAGCTGGTAACGCATGTCCTCGGGATTGCCGAGGTCGCTGAGTCGGACCGAGTGGAAGACCCACATCTGGTCCTTGGCGCGGGAGGCGGCGACGTTGTAGCGCTGCACGTACATCTCGGCTATGGCGGCACCGATCCGTACGCCGTCCTCCATCGCCGCGACCATGCTGAGGAACACGACGTCGCGTTCGGATCCCTGGAAATCGGCGGAGTCGCCGCACCGCAGCTCCCGGCGCTCCCATTCCGCCGGATCGAGCTGTTCCAGCAGCAGCCGTTCAATCCGCTTGGCCTGATGGACTCCCTGCAGCGAGATCACGCCGAAGGTCAGACCGTCGTAGCGGGGGTCCTGCGCACAGGCCACGATCTGCGCGACGACCGCCTCGGCCTCCGGCGGGTTGACCTTGTTGCTGGTGCCGCTGACATAACCGTTCCCGACGTGCACCGGCCGGATCGGTTCGAGGCGGTCGGCCCCGTACTGACGGACGGGGATCAGCCGGATGTTCTCCGGCTCGTACGCGATCCGGTTGGAGAAGTTGATGATCTCCGGAACGCAGCGGCGGTGTTCGGTCAACGGAATCAGGCCGCTTAACCGCATCTTGGCCTCGTCGAACAGGCTTCGCTTCGGGTCCTGCCACGACGCCCGGTACGGGTCGTCGCCGAGGTACTGGTCCGCGAGGTCGCGCAGATGTTGCTGGTCGACGCCGACCCCGCTCGGTGAGACCTGCTTGTCGTCGCCGATCACCACGATCTTCGGCGCCAGGTACTGCAGGAACGTCGCGGCCAGCCCCGCCTGTGACGCCTCGTCCACGACGACGACGTCGAACATGTCCGGCTGCACCTGCAGCTGTTCCGCGATCCGGTAGATCGGCATGATCCAGACCGGTACCGACGGGCGGCAGCGGTCCATGGCCTGGCGGATCTCGGCGCGACGCTGATGGGCGTACTTGCCGGTGCCCTTGCCGAGCCCTCGCACGAGTTGGCCGTACTGCTGCAGGTTGGCCCGGGCGGAGCCGCTGATCCGGTCCGGCGAGGCGGCATGTCGCCAGGCGCGGGCGGCGGCCAGCTCCTCGACGTGGCCCCGGATCCGGCCCTCGAGCTCACCGATCTCGGCCTGCAGCCGGTTGAGATCGGTGATCTGCCGGTCGGCGAGCCACGCGCCGACGACCGCCCAGGCCCAGGCGTCGTCCCAGCCGTCGAGGCGCTCGTCCCATCTGTCATCGGCGCAGTCGGTGACGACGGCGTCGTGCAGGCGGGGCGCCACCGCCCGCAGCCGGGAACCGAGCGCGTCCCGACGGTCGACGAGTTCACGCACCTGGGTCAGTCGCGTGAGCCGAGCGACAGCGGCGGCGTACCTGCCCACGTCCCGGGCGGCGACCGCCTCCACCAGCTCGCGCAGCGGTGCAGCGGCGGTCGGCTGATGGCTCAGCGCGACGACCGGCTCCCCGATGGCGTTCACGGCGGTCCGGGTCCGCGCCAGGTGGTCGGCGGCGGCGGCCGAGTCCACCAACGCGGCGTAGGCCCGTACTGCCGAAAGATCCGACCACTGTGGGCGGGGTAGCTGTGCGGCCGCCAGCCGGTGCTCCTGGTCGGTCAGCCCGGCGCCGAGCGCGAGAACCCGCTGCAGTT
Proteins encoded:
- the pyk gene encoding pyruvate kinase, which gives rise to MGVTRRAKIVCTLGPATASPERIRGLVEAGMDVARLNFSHGSHEDHQQVYQLVREAAQASGRAVAVLADLQGPKIRLGRFADGPHEWRTGDSVVITSDDVLGSRERVSCTYRKLPQEVRPGDRLLIDDGKVAVEVSAVDGNDIRVLVVEGGPVSNNKGISLPNVAVSVPALSDKDTDDLRFALGLGADFIALSFVRSPEDIKLVHAIMDEEGVRRPVLAKVEKPEAVTHLEAIVDAFDGVMVARGDLGVELPLDEVPLVQKRAVQLCRENAKPVIVATQMLDSMIENSRPTRAEASDVANAVLDGTDAVMLSGETSVGKYPVLTVSTMAKIVTTTEHGSISVPRLQHDPRTHGGALTSAASQIARAIGAKAMVAFTQTGDTVRRLSRLQCELPLLAFTPVAEVRDQLALSWGVETFLMPFVQHTDDMFRQVDQALLGLGRANPGEYVVIVAGSPVGTPGSTNTLRVHQLGSLVDAAAARALQ
- a CDS encoding endonuclease/exonuclease/phosphatase family protein; the encoded protein is MTALVAMIATGLTAGLAPGTATAGGRQGDERGGVRFATFNASLNRSVDGGLVADLSTLGDRQAANVAEVIQRVRPDVLLINEFDHDAEGRAVELFQRNYLSRGQGGARPIHYPYRFSAPSNTGVPSGHDLNRDGTVGGPDDAYGFGLFPGQYGMAVYSRHPIDRRSLRTFQTFRWRDMPGALLPDDPDTPEPADWYSPEALADVRLSSKSHWDVPVRIGRRTVHLLASHPTPPVFDGPEDRNGRRNHDEIRFWADYVTPDRSGYIYDDRGRRGGLRPGARFVIAGDLNSDPYDGDSIPGSAQQVTGHPLVDDRRPPTSAGGPAASQRQGGANLTHEGDPRYDTADFADGTPGNLRVDYLLPSRRLRTAGSGVFWPTPEDPLFRLVGDYDPALPGGFPTSDHRLVWLDLRC
- a CDS encoding DUF4386 domain-containing protein, with amino-acid sequence MSDLVRTARLTGVFYLGLGVTAMLGFLVVRPQLFAASDPAATLGNLVGHDMLARVGVALELGVVVTQALAAVWFYRLFRTADPVAAGSIGAFGLVNAVAIMGSAAMLATAGEVAAEPIGDAATTVQTLYLVSDNLWGVGNLFFGLWLIPMGTSVLRSRWMPQPLGWVLVGGGICYLASGFLRYLAPDARIVADLLVAPATVGEIWMIGYLLTVGVRRQVPSRVLPHRQGG
- a CDS encoding DUF305 domain-containing protein; the encoded protein is MQRITCDAAIGPDEVRRAGEESFIGNGQFLKSMIPHHSRAILVCERSDITDPEIIELCGQIVETQQEEIDQMKQILQRYE
- a CDS encoding HIT family protein, whose translation is MNGCVFCRIIAGESPAWRVADSPTGVAFLDTRPVFPGHVLISPRPHVVTLTDLPPADLAGYFSLVQRVAAAVEAGLDAGGTFVAINNRVSQSVPHLHTHVVPRTRGDGLRGFFWPRRRYADDVEARRYAERVAAALPPGPDLP
- a CDS encoding LysR substrate-binding domain-containing protein — protein: MSVELRVMRYVVAVAEEGSFESAARRLHMAQPPLSRQIRDLERQLGVPLFERRPTRLTDAGAAFVASARRLLDDADSVVRAARAAGQGQIGTVRIGLVASATSQVLPRLLAAVRAAHPQITVRTREAWPAELDAGLRAGRFDLVLSRGMPGYQDLDRQTVRREPLVAVVDAGHPLAGRTAVGSDAVGPDTAGSETVRSDAVGLADLAGGRLSLPPEELTPGYRSAILAACARAGVVVEVVDCEQVGWRRIGLADVDGFALVPRSLTQLPTVDGVVLRLTDELPAPDLELVWRRDATSPAGLAVARLAHDLH
- a CDS encoding AAA domain-containing protein, encoding MRLFEFLARAQQSVVSAPRTVDSYEEVAWTRRMPRHSAVHFAHWGATPEPGDEVGHIDRIDLVRPPAVGEALRRWLTAGIDDPQITPQLKVEVPDPDGEPDVDGNPAVFRLAEHPDIEDAYRAWLIRWETWAERERVDQPVREAYGTLFSMQAAAASNPEEKELVLAVGCLTWKPADHPAVRRHLLTVPVTIDLDPVTGTLHVNAAESADPLRLELDMLDSHLTRSRHIGEVRETARTFADHPLNVATIGELLQRVAHSLDPDGGYLETELPGSGGPARPEVTLAPAIVLRRRSHGLVEVLERIRKQLIDAAFVPEGILPLVDPDHRPVTVTDPTPGAVVAVDDEFYLPLPVNDKQLKILQQVDRHAQTLVQGPPGTGKTHTAAALLSHLLAQGKRVLVTAQTDRALKEVRTKLPEAIRPLSVAVVGASREDMADLKVAVNTISQHAIDFDADESDLTITRHLDAIDQLRRQRAQLHERLVDVRAAEVVRHERGPYRGTLAAIAEAHRHAGERYGWIHPWAPAAPGDEPPLTRTEIIEWLRLLRDQQLIADEASSRATLADPARLAPPADFAAAVTAEQQARAAHDARHDSRQHPAYAVVRALPPAARTALQQDLHRLADTADDLARRREPWMADALADVTCGRGQLWHNRAAQLRQLVAQAEPQVRYLGITDVQVTGVQAGGVPQAGPDVAQLVSLANHLREHLAAGGRVKLAADGTPVLNLLAAKPVKAARELFSRVRVDGRPPTTVEAVNAFLAWAQATRLLTAADRAWPATVVVPPEDTFQERLTWHQTELSQLQRVLALGAGLTDQEHRLAAAQLPRPQWSDLSAVRAYAALVDSAAAADHLARTRTAVNAIGEPVVALSHQPTAAAPLRELVEAVAARDVGRYAAAVARLTRLTQVRELVDRRDALGSRLRAVAPRLHDAVVTDCADDRWDERLDGWDDAWAWAVVGAWLADRQITDLNRLQAEIGELEGRIRGHVEELAAARAWRHAASPDRISGSARANLQQYGQLVRGLGKGTGKYAHQRRAEIRQAMDRCRPSVPVWIMPIYRIAEQLQVQPDMFDVVVVDEASQAGLAATFLQYLAPKIVVIGDDKQVSPSGVGVDQQHLRDLADQYLGDDPYRASWQDPKRSLFDEAKMRLSGLIPLTEHRRCVPEIINFSNRIAYEPENIRLIPVRQYGADRLEPIRPVHVGNGYVSGTSNKVNPPEAEAVVAQIVACAQDPRYDGLTFGVISLQGVHQAKRIERLLLEQLDPAEWERRELRCGDSADFQGSERDVVFLSMVAAMEDGVRIGAAIAEMYVQRYNVAASRAKDQMWVFHSVRLSDLGNPEDMRYQLLDYCYGVTARPSEHDGTRLPTEVPEDRRVAPFDSLFEQRVYNRLVAAGFTVVPQFEAIGYLIDLVVIGPNGRLAVECDGDAWHGPDRYEADMARQRELERCGWEFFRIPQSSFVVDEAAVLQDLRAALDRRGIRPSGWAAAAEPAREPVSQAEPVSPVEPVEQVEPVGPVEPAERDSDPAPGLKPYEIFQGDAPRAETPPPPGMQEAILAIVACEGPMTGERLQTAYVHAAGGKRVGRASASAINKVVTAVVRRGLLVRDNPLGESGVQPSTYRLAHQPPALPRALGPRTLEEVPPAELAQVMAGHASVLGWHQPEAVYRATLQTYGRKALTAAASARLTKVSPLARAVTRRSSDS